DNA sequence from the Dermatophagoides farinae isolate YC_2012a chromosome 10, ASM2471394v1, whole genome shotgun sequence genome:
TGTTTTAgtggatgaatttttataacactcatatcatcatcatattcatattgattactgaataatgaatgtttttgtaGAATTTTACTCGAATTTCGTAGATCTAAACGAACCAAATTTCCTGTTTCAGTTCCAAATATCAATTCATGTTCGGCTACACAATCTAATGCTGTTGGTTGACTGGTCACTTGTGCTATGGTTGAAGCTGGTCGATCCGTACGAGAAATACGAAAATCCCAAAGTAATATTGAATGATCTGCACCGGCTGTTATGATGGTATTATCGGAAACCATCATCCATACGAAATACCAGATCGTTGATCGGATCAGAATGAGCATTATCATAATAAGTAAGAGATTCCATATCTCTATTTGCATCAATCAACACTAATCGACCATCAAAATCACCACAAACAAGACGATCCTGTTGATTAGGGCTCAAAACAATTTTGGTGATTATATTATGACAAAATTGTTTTGTCGACAGAATCGAAAGCTTTGTATCGAGCATTATAATATGTCCGGAATCGaaaccaacaaaaattctggttaatgaatcatcatgatctttttcatttgtatcaCGAATTGCAACACTATTCGCTAGTCCATGACCAGGATTTAAATAATTGGCAACACAATTGGGAATATCttcatattgattgaatctaGTAAC
Encoded proteins:
- the LOC124500625 gene encoding LOW QUALITY PROTEIN: uncharacterized protein LOC124500625 (The sequence of the model RefSeq protein was modified relative to this genomic sequence to represent the inferred CDS: deleted 1 base in 1 codon), giving the protein MEEKQARNPTDGIYHHLGVELSCQSSQLEMDESKPVEAIVAKMDNIINMINQNMMVGEHYTDIARLKSDNSFILISNHIHPSIRSGFVTRFNQYEDIPNCVANYLNPGHGLANSVAIRDTNEKDHDDSLTRIFVGFDSGHIIMLDTKLSILSTKQFCHNIITKIVLSPNQQDRLVCGDFDGRLVLIDANRDMESLTYYDNAHSDPINDLVFRMDDGSDNTIITAGADHSILLWDFRISRTDRPASTIAQVTSQPTALDCVAEHELIFGTETGNLVRLDLRNSSKILQKHSLFSNQYEYDDDMSVIKIHPLKQHLSCVLTAHQYWLIERQNLDTIIDNHHSTYFKRVHLKNCLAINDDNDLLIIGNNFNHFLFPNILM